The following are encoded together in the Lathyrus oleraceus cultivar Zhongwan6 chromosome 3, CAAS_Psat_ZW6_1.0, whole genome shotgun sequence genome:
- the LOC127131355 gene encoding uncharacterized protein LOC127131355: protein MTVAVCAEKFKDMAAYSRQAEYAPYEKWKIDRFLFGLRGEISHSVSQSEFTTYVEFLRQCYVAENSLKKVQEERDQYRSGQKDQGRPGNQFRHRPQAFKGKQVQHARPNHPPQCQNKNQMQRRSTGRVYTLDARKAKSNNALIAGTCLVNYHHCFVLFDCRATHSFVSIQCMRRLGLQAIPLSPLMVVTTAMDDVVETPLICENCSLSVNGRIFQIDLICLPLKKVDVVLGMNWLSSNLVFIECEEKLIIIPSSEATPKDVLTTILEVTVCMVNFLFEKEKSVLLVLTKESSDNMNVTQIPIVCEIPKVFPEDVTSLPPEREVKFSIDLIPRTTPISVSPYRMAPLELRELKDQLEELLTKHFIRPSVSPWGALVLLVKKKDGSMRLCINYRQLNKFAIKNKYPLPRIYDLLDELKGACVFSKINL, encoded by the exons ATGACAGTAGCTGTGTGTGCTGAGAAGTTCAAAGATATGGCTGCTTATTCTAGACAGGCCGAGTACGCACCATATGAGAAATGGAAGATCGATCGGTTCCTTTTTGGTCTAAGAGGTGAAATTTCTCATAGTGTTTCTCAAAGTGAATTCACTACTTATGTTGAATTCTTAAGGCAATGCTATGTGGCTGAGAATAGTTTGAAGAAAGTTCAAGAAGAAAGGGATCAGTATAGGAGTGGACAGAAGGACCAAGGGAGGCCAGGTAACCAGTTTAGGCATAGACCTCAAGCTTTCAAGGGAAAACAAGTGCAACATGCAAGGCCTAACCATCCTCCACAATGTCAA AATAAGAATCAGATGCAGAGGAGGAGCACTGGTCGAGTTTATACTTTGGATGCAAGGAAGGCTAAGAGCAACAATGCCTTAATTGCTGGTACATGTCTCGTTAATTATCATCATTGTTTTGTATTGTTTGATTGTCGGGCGACACACTCTTTTGTATCAATTCAGTGCATGAGGCGTCTTGGCTTGCAAGCAATTCCCTTGTCTCCTCTTATGGTGGTTACTACCGCCATGGATGATGTAGTTGAGACACcgttgatttgtgaaaattgttcgCTCTCGGTGAATGGTAGAATTTTCCAAATTGATCTTATTTGTTTACCACTTAAGAAGGTTGATGTGGTTTTAGGGATGAATTGGCTTTCTTCCAATTTGGTGTTTATTGAATGTGAAGAGAAGTTGATTATCATCCCATCTAGTGAAGCTACTCCAAAGGATGTATTAACTACTATCTTGGAAGTTACGGTTTGCATGGTTAATTTCTTATTTGAGAAGGAAAAGTCAGTTCTCTTGGTTCTCACCAAGGAATCTAGCGACAATATGAATGTTACGCAAATTCCTATCGTTTGTGAAATTCCGAAAGTTTTCCCTGAGGATGTCACTTCTCTTCCTCCTGAAAGGGAAGTGAAATTCTCTATTGATCTGATACCTAGGACGACTCCAATCTCCGTTTCTCCGTATCGTATGGCGCCACTCGAGTTGAGAGAGTTGAAGGATCAATTGGAAGAGTTGTTAACCAAGCATTTCATCCGACCTAGTGTCTCACCATGGGGAGCTCTAGTGTTattagtaaagaagaaagatggtagtatgCGGTTGTGTATTaattatcggcagttgaataaattcgccattaagaacaagtatcctcTGCCAAGGATATACGATTTGTTAGATGAGTTGAAAGGAGCCTGTGTGTTCTCTAAGATTAATTTATGA